The Bacillaceae bacterium S4-13-56 genome has a window encoding:
- a CDS encoding DUF1028 domain-containing protein, whose product MTFSIVAKCKETGNFGAAVASCFPAVGAYSPTMKPNIGIIASQGWVNPKLGPVGMKLLESGKTANETLNSLLMKDHGRELRQLIIMDHFGNSAVYTGVENDDYKGHIVGDNYAVQGNLLTGEDVLTTMVETFENTTGLLEERLLAALVAADKIGGDKRGKQAALLKVVAEEGFPYVDFRVDDDEEPIKLLANMYEKNRGVLIDRYYEWVEAVKTGIKFK is encoded by the coding sequence ATGACCTTTTCTATTGTTGCTAAATGTAAAGAAACTGGAAATTTTGGGGCTGCTGTTGCTTCATGCTTTCCAGCTGTTGGTGCCTATTCACCAACAATGAAACCAAACATTGGAATTATTGCATCTCAAGGTTGGGTAAACCCAAAGCTTGGGCCAGTTGGGATGAAGCTTTTAGAAAGTGGGAAAACAGCTAATGAAACATTAAATAGTCTTTTAATGAAGGATCATGGCAGAGAATTACGGCAGCTAATTATTATGGACCATTTTGGGAATAGTGCCGTCTACACTGGGGTTGAAAATGATGACTATAAGGGCCATATCGTTGGTGATAATTATGCTGTTCAGGGGAATTTATTAACAGGAGAAGATGTCCTCACAACAATGGTTGAAACATTTGAAAACACTACTGGATTGTTAGAAGAACGGTTACTCGCTGCACTAGTTGCTGCAGATAAAATTGGAGGTGACAAGCGTGGAAAGCAGGCTGCACTTCTTAAAGTAGTAGCAGAAGAAGGTTTTCCTTATGTAGACTTTAGGGTGGACGACGATGAAGAACCGATCAAGTTGCTAGCAAATATGTATGAGAAAAATCGTGGAGTGCTAATTGATCGTTATTATGAATGGGTCGAAGCAGTAAAAACTGGTATTAAATTTAAATAA
- a CDS encoding extracellular solute-binding protein, with protein MKKFTKGLITASIGASLFLAGCGAGDNAEDGKVQLELFSNKSESVETYKGLIQKFEDENPNIDIQLEAPPEAETVLKTRLTKDDLPDIMSIGGNATYGELARAGVFYDFTGSELVDKVQPSYVDMLGKLVGPDQEGIYGLPYATNANAVIYNKDKVADLGIEIPTNWNEFVTALETAKEAGEIPIYFTLQEAWTAMPSWNGVAGNLAPDDFAERKNEGEATFVEEYDEIAEKMLTLVEYGHDNNFGIGYGDGNAAFANGNGVFYIQGNWAIPEILKANPDVQLGTFALPSNDNSEENDLVSGVDVALAVSETTKHKEEALKFIEFLINEETANTYIEEQKAFSAVQGVFQEDPIFEGIRVNFEEGSLTSFVDHYYPAGMGAENLVQDFLIKKNKEDFLNTMDSEWNKVINR; from the coding sequence ATGAAAAAATTTACTAAAGGATTGATTACTGCAAGTATTGGGGCTTCTTTATTCCTTGCTGGTTGTGGAGCTGGAGATAATGCAGAAGATGGAAAGGTGCAGTTAGAACTCTTTTCCAATAAATCTGAAAGTGTTGAAACCTATAAAGGACTCATTCAAAAATTTGAAGATGAAAATCCTAATATCGATATTCAACTAGAAGCTCCACCCGAAGCAGAAACCGTTTTAAAAACAAGACTAACTAAAGATGACCTACCAGATATTATGTCTATTGGTGGGAATGCTACTTATGGAGAATTAGCAAGAGCGGGCGTATTCTACGATTTTACAGGATCTGAATTAGTAGACAAGGTTCAACCTTCTTATGTTGATATGCTAGGTAAATTGGTTGGACCAGATCAAGAAGGAATTTATGGATTGCCATATGCAACAAATGCAAATGCGGTTATCTATAATAAGGATAAAGTGGCAGACTTAGGGATTGAAATTCCAACCAATTGGAATGAATTTGTTACTGCATTGGAAACTGCCAAAGAGGCTGGAGAAATTCCAATTTACTTTACCTTACAAGAAGCTTGGACGGCCATGCCTTCATGGAATGGTGTAGCAGGAAACCTAGCACCTGATGATTTTGCGGAAAGAAAAAATGAAGGTGAAGCAACGTTTGTAGAGGAGTATGATGAAATAGCTGAAAAAATGCTGACTCTAGTGGAGTATGGCCATGATAATAATTTTGGGATCGGTTATGGTGATGGGAATGCTGCATTTGCAAACGGAAATGGTGTGTTCTATATCCAAGGTAACTGGGCAATTCCTGAAATTTTGAAAGCTAATCCAGACGTTCAATTAGGGACATTCGCCCTTCCGTCTAACGACAATTCTGAGGAAAATGATTTAGTGTCTGGTGTTGACGTGGCATTAGCCGTTAGTGAAACAACAAAGCATAAAGAAGAAGCTTTAAAATTCATAGAATTTCTGATTAATGAAGAAACAGCAAACACTTATATTGAAGAGCAAAAGGCCTTTTCAGCTGTACAAGGTGTGTTCCAAGAGGACCCAATCTTTGAAGGAATTAGAGTGAACTTTGAAGAAGGTAGTTTAACAAGCTTTGTTGATCATTACTACCCAGCGGGAATGGGAGCAGAAAATTTAGTTCAGGACTTCTTAATTAAGAAAAATAAAGAAGATTTCTTAAATACAATGGATTCTGAGTGGAATAAAGTTATCAATCGATAG
- a CDS encoding sugar ABC transporter permease, producing the protein MVKRQYAYLFMVIPALVLFFTFHTYPALQGIFYSFTDYKGYGTWDFVGFKNYLNVFLDTRALSAYGFTFQFAIVATILVNIISLFIAIGLNSNIKFRKTLRAVYFLPYILSVLIVGYIFKFIFTHIIPGIGQALNIEFLSTNILGNPDLAWVAIVILAVWQSVAFNTLLYLAGLSTIDQEVYEAADIDGAGAWAKFWRITFPLVAPFFTINMVVAMKNFLMAFDQIVALTGGGPGQATESISLLIYRGGFQGGEFAYQSANAVIYFIVIVVISIIQLRVLERREVK; encoded by the coding sequence ATGGTGAAAAGGCAGTATGCTTATCTTTTCATGGTGATTCCTGCACTAGTACTTTTTTTCACCTTTCATACCTATCCTGCCTTGCAGGGTATCTTTTATAGCTTTACAGACTATAAAGGGTATGGAACATGGGATTTTGTAGGATTTAAAAATTATTTAAATGTCTTTCTAGATACTCGTGCTTTAAGTGCTTATGGTTTTACCTTTCAGTTTGCCATTGTGGCTACTATCCTTGTTAATATCATTAGCTTATTTATAGCTATCGGTTTGAATAGCAATATAAAATTTCGAAAAACACTTCGAGCTGTCTATTTTTTACCGTATATCCTTAGTGTATTAATCGTCGGATATATTTTTAAATTTATCTTCACACACATCATTCCTGGAATTGGACAAGCGCTCAATATTGAGTTTCTTTCCACAAATATATTAGGTAATCCTGATTTGGCTTGGGTTGCCATCGTTATCTTGGCCGTTTGGCAATCCGTTGCTTTTAATACGCTTTTATATTTAGCGGGTCTCTCAACAATAGACCAAGAAGTATATGAAGCAGCTGACATTGATGGAGCAGGGGCATGGGCCAAGTTTTGGAGAATTACGTTCCCATTAGTTGCACCATTCTTTACGATCAATATGGTTGTTGCCATGAAAAATTTCCTCATGGCATTTGATCAAATTGTTGCCTTAACTGGTGGTGGACCAGGTCAGGCTACTGAGTCGATATCCTTATTGATCTATCGTGGAGGATTCCAAGGCGGGGAATTCGCTTACCAATCAGCGAATGCGGTTATTTACTTTATCGTGATTGTTGTAATATCGATCATACAATTACGTGTACTTGAGAGAAGAGAGGTGAAATAA
- a CDS encoding helix-turn-helix domain-containing protein: MQDNQKQSNPMNDLLAYSLQRANELTDYYRDKKFEERLLMAIIESIPYANAGFFFIYDEKMKKLLVKTAIGYHEESYRKTQLSPGEAISGTVYQTLESIVLNGQDSINEYMKSMTEQNLQHYKDSIIGDGFPTATICFPLLYNNKPIAILTINSFDNQAYFNNYTYEMVREVSSYYALLYGHHLLLVEQDKTKQELEITYKALRKEHTQLQRTTDLYNDLASLISKNKSIDDLMTAIYAITKTPIAFYDELLFPISSSGVSNNLRLPDNFLSIKEVQYAISVKKWQLIEGSKNSLLVLPVVGAEAVIGFLCAWIEEGSFQDGNRLLLEYSASMLGLELMRKRTIEETHRKLAGDIFEKIISGQFDEDVIKQANNLHLDEKDYYTVMICEGNQDKPSFNQYFIKESWIKWIQQTMKLSHMNGLVTQQGSDIIAFLTVPYDKTKNEARAKLKNFTDKIENIPYDVKVGIGRVYQGFINVRKSYSDARQCIEMLAKKRSGKVLRFSDGGIYRLLLDHDKDELDLFVYDHLGPLLELESKKDKELLQTLLVYVEFNRDLNQVIDKLSIHHNTLYYRIKKIESILNLSFSNHEQWFDITIACQIYRFLNE, translated from the coding sequence ATGCAGGATAATCAGAAGCAAAGCAATCCTATGAATGATTTACTCGCATATTCTCTCCAACGGGCAAATGAATTAACAGATTACTACAGAGATAAGAAATTTGAAGAGCGTTTATTAATGGCGATAATAGAGTCCATCCCTTATGCTAATGCAGGATTTTTCTTTATCTATGATGAAAAGATGAAAAAGTTATTGGTGAAGACGGCAATTGGATATCATGAAGAGAGTTATCGTAAAACTCAACTATCGCCGGGAGAGGCAATTAGTGGAACAGTGTATCAAACATTGGAATCAATCGTTTTAAATGGTCAAGATTCTATTAATGAATATATGAAATCAATGACAGAGCAAAATTTACAGCATTATAAAGACTCGATCATTGGTGATGGTTTTCCGACAGCTACCATATGTTTTCCGCTACTTTATAACAACAAACCGATTGCTATTTTAACGATTAATAGCTTTGATAATCAAGCATATTTTAATAATTATACGTATGAAATGGTAAGGGAAGTAAGTTCTTACTACGCTCTATTATATGGACATCATTTACTATTAGTTGAACAAGATAAAACTAAACAAGAACTAGAAATTACTTACAAGGCCTTGAGAAAAGAACATACACAGTTGCAACGTACAACTGATTTATATAATGACTTAGCTTCCTTAATTAGTAAAAACAAAAGTATTGATGATTTGATGACTGCAATCTATGCTATCACCAAAACACCAATTGCATTTTATGATGAGCTATTATTCCCAATATCATCATCGGGAGTTAGTAATAATCTTAGACTTCCTGATAACTTCCTTTCAATTAAAGAAGTGCAATATGCGATCTCGGTAAAAAAATGGCAGTTAATTGAGGGTTCAAAAAATTCACTACTGGTACTGCCTGTCGTGGGTGCGGAAGCAGTTATCGGATTTCTTTGTGCTTGGATTGAAGAAGGATCGTTTCAAGATGGTAATCGTCTCCTCTTGGAATACAGTGCATCCATGTTAGGTTTAGAGCTGATGAGAAAACGTACGATTGAAGAGACTCATCGTAAGCTTGCAGGAGATATTTTTGAGAAAATTATCTCAGGACAATTTGATGAGGACGTTATCAAACAAGCAAATAACCTCCACCTTGATGAGAAAGATTATTATACGGTAATGATCTGCGAAGGGAACCAAGATAAACCTAGTTTTAATCAATATTTTATTAAGGAATCTTGGATTAAGTGGATTCAACAAACCATGAAGCTATCCCACATGAATGGGCTTGTTACACAACAAGGGTCTGATATTATTGCGTTTTTAACTGTTCCATATGATAAAACAAAAAACGAAGCAAGGGCAAAGTTGAAAAATTTCACCGATAAAATAGAAAATATTCCCTACGATGTAAAAGTAGGCATTGGTCGAGTATATCAGGGATTTATAAATGTTAGGAAGTCGTATAGTGATGCACGGCAATGCATTGAAATGTTAGCAAAGAAAAGAAGTGGAAAAGTGTTACGCTTTTCAGATGGTGGAATTTATCGACTATTACTCGATCATGATAAAGACGAACTTGATTTATTTGTTTATGATCACTTAGGTCCGTTATTGGAGCTAGAGTCAAAGAAGGATAAAGAACTTCTTCAAACACTTTTAGTATATGTAGAATTTAATCGAGATCTAAATCAAGTAATAGATAAGTTGTCCATTCATCACAACACACTATACTACCGAATAAAAAAGATAGAGTCGATTTTAAACCTATCTTTCTCAAACCATGAACAATGGTTTGATATTACCATCGCATGCCAAATCTATCGGTTTTTAAATGAATAG
- a CDS encoding alpha-glucosidase, producing the protein MTQKAWWKESVVYQIYPRSFNDSNGDGIGDIKGITEKLDYLKNLGVDVIWLSPVYKSPNDDNGYDISDYMDIMDEFGTMQDWEELLDEMHRRDMKLIMDLVVNHSSDEHKWFLESKKSKDNPYRDYYIWHPGKDGKEPNNWESNFSGSAWQYDETTDEYYLHLFSKKQPDLNWENPKLRQEVYNMMKWWLDKGIDGFRMDVINFISKVPGFPDAPNPEGEKFVSGAKYYMNGPRIHEFLHEMNKEVLSNYDIMTVGEMPGVDVQEAKNYTSPDREELQMVFQFEHMGLDNGTGGKWDLKPLNLKDLKENLSKWQKGLHGVGWNSLYWNNHDQPRIVSRFGNDKEYRDVSAKMLGTCLHMMQGTPYIYQGEEIGMTNVKFDSIKDYKDIEILNMYKEKVVEGDADPEKVMESICVKGRDNARTPFQWDSSENAGFTSGEPWLKVNPNYKEINAEQALADENSIYHYYKKLIELRKKHNLIVYGDYELLLPEHDQIYAYIRSLEDEKLLVVTNFSEQHVDFNLPDDLTFKAEELLISNYPEPQDLNVKSFTLKPYEARVYKGVR; encoded by the coding sequence ATGACTCAAAAAGCATGGTGGAAAGAAAGTGTGGTTTATCAAATTTACCCAAGAAGCTTTAACGACAGTAATGGAGATGGAATTGGTGATATAAAAGGAATCACAGAAAAATTAGATTATCTAAAGAACCTAGGAGTAGATGTTATTTGGTTATCTCCTGTTTACAAATCACCAAATGATGATAACGGTTATGATATTTCTGATTATATGGACATCATGGATGAATTTGGAACAATGCAAGATTGGGAGGAATTGCTAGATGAAATGCATCGAAGGGACATGAAATTAATCATGGATCTTGTGGTTAATCATTCATCTGATGAGCATAAGTGGTTCTTGGAATCAAAGAAGTCTAAGGATAATCCTTATCGAGATTATTATATTTGGCATCCAGGAAAGGATGGAAAAGAACCAAACAATTGGGAATCCAATTTTAGTGGTTCTGCTTGGCAATATGACGAAACAACAGATGAATATTATCTTCATTTATTTAGTAAAAAGCAACCTGATTTAAACTGGGAAAATCCAAAGCTTCGTCAGGAAGTTTATAACATGATGAAGTGGTGGTTAGATAAAGGGATTGATGGATTCCGTATGGATGTGATCAACTTTATCTCCAAAGTTCCAGGGTTTCCTGATGCGCCAAATCCAGAGGGTGAAAAATTTGTGAGTGGTGCCAAGTACTACATGAATGGGCCTCGCATCCATGAATTTTTACATGAAATGAATAAAGAAGTCCTTTCAAACTATGATATTATGACAGTTGGTGAAATGCCAGGTGTCGATGTTCAAGAAGCCAAAAACTATACAAGTCCTGATCGTGAAGAGTTGCAAATGGTTTTTCAATTTGAGCATATGGGTCTTGATAATGGAACAGGTGGTAAATGGGATTTGAAGCCACTTAACTTAAAAGATTTAAAAGAAAATTTATCGAAGTGGCAAAAAGGACTACACGGAGTGGGTTGGAATAGTTTGTATTGGAATAATCATGACCAACCACGCATTGTTTCTCGCTTCGGAAATGACAAGGAGTATCGTGATGTTTCTGCTAAAATGTTAGGAACTTGTCTTCACATGATGCAAGGAACTCCGTACATTTATCAAGGTGAAGAAATTGGGATGACCAATGTAAAATTCGATTCTATTAAGGATTATAAGGATATAGAAATTTTAAATATGTATAAGGAAAAAGTGGTGGAGGGAGACGCAGATCCCGAAAAAGTCATGGAATCTATCTGTGTAAAAGGTCGAGATAACGCTAGGACCCCTTTCCAGTGGGATAGTTCTGAGAACGCTGGATTTACATCGGGGGAACCCTGGCTTAAAGTGAACCCAAACTACAAGGAAATCAATGCTGAGCAAGCTTTGGCTGATGAGAACTCCATCTATCATTACTATAAAAAATTAATTGAACTTCGAAAAAAGCATAATCTTATTGTTTACGGTGATTATGAGTTACTATTACCTGAACATGATCAAATTTATGCTTATATTCGAAGCTTAGAAGATGAAAAGTTACTCGTTGTAACCAATTTCAGTGAGCAACACGTTGATTTCAACCTGCCAGATGACCTTACATTTAAAGCCGAAGAACTCCTAATTTCAAACTACCCAGAACCACAAGACTTAAATGTCAAATCATTCACATTAAAACCATACGAAGCCAGAGTATATAAAGGAGTACGCTGA
- a CDS encoding carbohydrate ABC transporter permease, which translates to MGKRINWKATILLMLGSLFILLPLYLTITIAFKTPQQMTGNLFALPESWSIQNFLTAIEMTNFFQALGNSVFVTVLTVVLVITTHSLVAYAIARNMHKKFYKFLYLYFISAMFIPFPIIMLPLVKQTSIWGMDNIVGLALLNVVMQLAFNVFIYVGFVKTIPKELEEAAIIDGANTWQVFWRIIFPIMKPMHATVAILTSLAAWNDFMLPLVILSDSSQYTLPLVQYAFQGQFSTDYNLAFASYLMAMLPMIIVYIIAQKWIIGGVMRGSIK; encoded by the coding sequence ATGGGAAAACGAATCAATTGGAAAGCAACCATCTTGTTAATGCTTGGAAGCTTGTTTATTTTGCTCCCTCTTTACTTAACGATAACGATTGCATTTAAAACCCCACAACAAATGACGGGTAATCTTTTTGCGCTTCCAGAATCTTGGTCCATTCAGAATTTTTTAACTGCTATTGAAATGACTAATTTTTTCCAAGCACTAGGAAATAGCGTATTTGTAACCGTCTTAACCGTTGTGTTAGTTATAACAACACACTCCTTGGTTGCCTACGCCATTGCGAGGAATATGCATAAAAAGTTTTATAAATTTTTGTACCTATATTTTATAAGTGCCATGTTTATTCCCTTTCCTATCATTATGTTACCTCTTGTCAAACAAACTAGCATTTGGGGAATGGACAATATTGTAGGTCTTGCGCTTTTAAATGTTGTTATGCAGCTAGCCTTTAATGTGTTTATTTACGTTGGTTTTGTCAAAACAATACCGAAAGAACTGGAGGAAGCTGCGATTATTGATGGGGCTAATACGTGGCAAGTTTTTTGGAGAATCATTTTTCCGATCATGAAACCAATGCACGCTACAGTTGCGATTCTTACGTCTCTAGCTGCATGGAATGACTTTATGCTTCCGCTTGTTATATTAAGTGATTCTAGTCAATACACATTGCCGCTTGTTCAGTATGCATTCCAAGGGCAATTTAGCACAGATTATAATCTTGCCTTTGCCTCTTATTTAATGGCCATGTTGCCTATGATTATTGTTTATATCATTGCGCAGAAGTGGATTATAGGAGGAGTAATGCGAGGATCCATTAAATAA
- a CDS encoding LacI family DNA-binding transcriptional regulator yields MPITIKDVAKKANVSIATVSRIVNNKQGYSKETEEKVLKVIEELGYHPNSIARGLINKRTHTIGVLVPKLSSMLMNEFIRGIEDTTHQCGSSVIVCHTESNGQKTLQYLHLLHEKQVDGIVFTSELLKEEYYQFVNKMEIPMVLLSTESYDFSVPYVKVNDQHAAYTATEYLIKKGHKKIRMISGNKEDIIAGIPRINGFLQAMNHYGIPVSKDDVFSDGGFSFEDGVNCFRQLIQDAPDTTAVFAASDEIALGLISAAYQMNINIPDQISVIGYDNLSIAEMSIPPLTSVAQPLYEMGKKATEMVFEMIDTKRNVESRIFPHIVVERESVKDLK; encoded by the coding sequence ATGCCGATTACTATTAAGGATGTTGCCAAGAAAGCCAATGTTTCAATTGCAACAGTTTCAAGAATTGTAAATAATAAACAGGGCTATTCTAAGGAAACGGAAGAAAAGGTCCTTAAGGTAATTGAAGAACTTGGTTATCATCCAAACAGTATTGCTAGGGGATTAATCAACAAACGCACACATACGATAGGGGTTCTTGTTCCTAAATTATCGAGCATGCTCATGAATGAATTTATTCGAGGGATAGAGGATACTACTCACCAATGTGGTTCTAGTGTGATTGTCTGTCACACAGAATCAAATGGTCAGAAAACCTTGCAGTACTTACACCTGCTCCATGAAAAACAAGTTGATGGGATTGTTTTTACTAGTGAGTTATTAAAAGAAGAATATTATCAATTTGTGAATAAAATGGAAATACCTATGGTGCTGTTATCTACTGAATCTTATGATTTTTCTGTTCCTTATGTAAAAGTAAATGATCAACATGCTGCATACACTGCAACAGAATATTTAATTAAAAAAGGACACAAAAAAATCCGTATGATCAGTGGAAATAAAGAAGATATAATTGCTGGGATACCTAGGATCAATGGATTCTTACAGGCCATGAATCATTATGGGATACCAGTTTCCAAGGATGACGTTTTTTCAGATGGTGGATTTAGCTTTGAGGACGGGGTCAATTGCTTTCGCCAGTTGATTCAAGATGCACCAGATACTACGGCAGTATTTGCAGCTAGTGATGAAATTGCCTTAGGGTTAATTTCGGCTGCTTATCAAATGAATATTAATATACCGGATCAAATATCCGTGATTGGATATGACAATTTAAGTATTGCTGAAATGAGTATACCCCCTTTGACTTCTGTGGCTCAACCACTATATGAAATGGGGAAGAAAGCAACAGAGATGGTATTTGAAATGATTGATACGAAACGTAATGTCGAAAGCCGAATATTTCCTCATATAGTAGTTGAAAGGGAAAGTGTAAAAGATTTGAAATAG
- a CDS encoding plasmid pRiA4b ORF-3 family protein, producing the protein MSKKSKTYIEQLSIDSFLENTLDSKQTESIPAEKATFVPAENHSWSASQNRKTYPVHLLEDFNQFMIFVKENMVQITKKAEYISPKYLLLINERLSIKAQDVTAYTKQEYYPYIHFFYHLALAGGLIEKIYHDSTSAKPIIKVTERWNLYNERTETEKYIFLLETFWIDVNWAGLLGQRTNFVSHILPVVFEKLMDKDAHFRIDFDREKESLLANLTHNWHHFFLFLEWLGIWVCEKNQEKMDDYGRKNYYFVKSITLTDFGKKIVPILWQQRKVELWNLALRRELGEINPIPGSDLPDMEDDPNPSEKPPLFYQAFSHIFDKRELRETFPRIERAFIPGVYRFKVALDKNSWCEVVLDGEQSMGDLSNSILRAFGFDHDHLYSFFMDGIKWSHEAIVSPADNSGEPIADEVKIGSVGLRKGKQFLYLYDYGEEWTFKVTVKHID; encoded by the coding sequence ATGAGTAAAAAGAGCAAAACTTACATAGAACAGCTGTCGATTGATAGTTTTCTGGAAAATACACTTGATTCAAAACAAACGGAATCTATTCCTGCTGAAAAAGCTACTTTCGTTCCTGCTGAAAATCACAGTTGGTCAGCGTCTCAAAATAGAAAAACTTACCCAGTTCATCTGCTCGAAGACTTTAACCAGTTCATGATTTTTGTTAAAGAAAATATGGTCCAGATCACAAAGAAGGCCGAATATATTTCACCCAAATATCTGCTTCTGATTAATGAACGTCTATCAATAAAAGCACAGGATGTAACAGCTTATACAAAGCAAGAATATTATCCGTATATCCATTTTTTTTATCATCTTGCACTTGCTGGGGGACTGATTGAAAAGATATACCACGATTCAACTTCAGCGAAACCAATAATCAAAGTGACCGAAAGATGGAACCTGTATAACGAGAGAACGGAAACAGAAAAGTATATATTTTTGTTAGAAACATTTTGGATTGATGTGAATTGGGCAGGCTTGCTCGGTCAGCGTACAAATTTTGTGTCCCATATTCTCCCGGTTGTGTTCGAAAAATTAATGGACAAAGATGCACATTTTCGTATAGATTTTGACCGTGAAAAAGAGTCTTTGCTTGCAAATCTTACCCACAATTGGCATCACTTTTTTCTATTTTTAGAATGGTTAGGCATATGGGTCTGTGAAAAAAACCAGGAAAAAATGGATGACTATGGCAGGAAAAATTATTATTTTGTAAAATCAATAACTCTCACCGATTTTGGTAAAAAGATAGTTCCTATACTTTGGCAGCAACGAAAAGTAGAATTATGGAACCTCGCTTTACGGCGGGAGCTTGGAGAAATAAACCCAATTCCTGGATCGGATTTACCTGATATGGAGGACGACCCAAATCCTTCAGAGAAACCGCCGCTTTTTTATCAGGCTTTTTCACATATCTTTGACAAAAGGGAGTTGCGGGAAACCTTTCCGAGAATAGAACGGGCCTTCATACCAGGAGTATACAGATTCAAAGTTGCACTTGATAAAAATTCTTGGTGTGAAGTTGTTTTGGATGGGGAACAATCTATGGGTGATTTAAGCAATAGCATCTTGCGGGCATTCGGGTTTGATCATGATCATCTTTATTCCTTTTTTATGGATGGAATCAAGTGGTCCCATGAAGCTATCGTGTCTCCAGCAGATAACTCAGGGGAGCCAATCGCAGATGAAGTCAAAATTGGCTCAGTCGGCCTCCGTAAAGGCAAGCAATTCCTCTATTTGTATGACTACGGCGAAGAGTGGACATTCAAAGTTACAGTAAAACACATTGATTGA
- a CDS encoding dipeptide ABC transporter ATP-binding protein, which translates to METKRQELVRVEGLKKHFALGGKWFQKDNPVVKAVDDLTFSIYQGETLGIVGESGCGKSTMGRLLLRLLEPTEGNIYFENRDVTKYSKKELREKRRDFQMIFQDPYASLNPRMTIKQIVDEPLRTYNEDKKSRDKRIKELLDAVGIPESYLKRYPHEFSGGQRQRIGIARSLALNPKFIVADEPVAALDVSIQAQVLNLIKDLQKDFGFTYLFIAHDLSVVEYISDRIGVMYLGKMVELADSETLYTNPVHPYTQALLSAIPVPDPKRKRQSIPLTGEIPSPVNPPTGCRFHTRCPLAKEVCKKIDPEWIEVEENHFTACHVVQERLQ; encoded by the coding sequence ATGGAAACAAAGAGACAAGAACTTGTCCGAGTAGAGGGATTAAAGAAACACTTTGCCCTAGGGGGGAAGTGGTTCCAAAAAGATAATCCCGTTGTAAAAGCAGTAGATGATTTAACATTCTCCATTTACCAAGGAGAAACACTTGGGATAGTAGGAGAATCTGGTTGTGGGAAATCTACGATGGGGAGGCTATTGTTAAGGTTGCTTGAGCCGACGGAAGGAAATATTTACTTTGAAAATCGAGATGTAACCAAGTACTCAAAAAAAGAATTGCGAGAAAAGCGAAGAGATTTTCAAATGATTTTTCAGGACCCTTATGCTTCTCTTAATCCTAGAATGACTATCAAACAAATTGTTGATGAACCGCTTAGAACATATAATGAAGATAAGAAATCAAGAGATAAACGAATTAAAGAGTTATTAGATGCTGTTGGTATCCCTGAAAGCTACTTGAAACGTTACCCACATGAATTTTCAGGTGGTCAACGACAAAGAATTGGAATTGCTAGGTCACTCGCATTAAATCCAAAATTTATCGTTGCAGATGAACCGGTAGCAGCGCTTGATGTTTCCATACAAGCACAAGTATTAAATCTAATTAAAGATTTGCAAAAGGATTTTGGTTTCACCTATTTGTTTATTGCCCATGACCTAAGTGTTGTTGAATATATTAGTGATCGAATTGGTGTCATGTATCTAGGAAAAATGGTTGAGTTAGCAGACAGTGAAACCTTGTATACTAATCCAGTTCATCCTTATACTCAAGCACTGTTATCAGCTATTCCAGTTCCAGATCCGAAGCGGAAACGTCAAAGTATTCCACTAACTGGGGAGATACCAAGTCCAGTAAATCCACCTACAGGATGTCGTTTCCATACTAGATGTCCACTTGCTAAGGAAGTATGTAAAAAAATAGATCCAGAGTGGATTGAAGTGGAAGAAAATCATTTTACAGCATGTCACGTTGTTCAGGAGCGATTACAATGA